In the Sulfobacillus thermosulfidooxidans DSM 9293 genome, GCTACGCATTACTGACGCCCCACCACCCGGCTCTCGCGGCGTTTGCGCGCATGCCGATCCGGTTGCCGTCCCGTCAACGCCACCAAGATGTGATCCCACCGCACTTTGCGCGGCCATGGAATCGCACGCTGATGCATCAACGCGGCATTCGCCGCTTTCGGCACCCACGGAAGATTGCCGACGAGTTCTAAGTTCGGCAAATGCACGGTGCGAATGTCTTTCAGAGATACGGCGTCGTGTGGGGATCCCCGGTGATTCACCAGCAACACAATGCGCTCATCCGGAATCCCCAACCCTTGCACCATCTGTTGCCGCACCCGGTCGGCTTCGGCCAGGGCATCGTACTCCGGCGTCGTCACCAGCACAATGACTCCATCTTGTCCCGCCCGCGTCAGGGCCGTTTCGGCTGCTTCATCGAGCGCAGGATCGGTATCCACGACGACGACGGGATCCGATTGCGCCAGGGCCCAATCCAGTACGTAACCCGGGGTCCGTTCGGGGGGCAAGGACACCCGCAACCGCCGGGTCGGCCCCGGAATCACAAACACCCCGGGTTCGGGGGGGCGCAAGCGTTCGATCCACTCCCCCACCATCCGGCGTTCGGTATCCTCGTCAATGCCCCGTTCCCGAATCGCGGTGCGGGCAATCTCGATACTGTCAAAGAGTTCATCAATATTCGGCATCCGGGCATCGATGGGCCAAAAATGGAGGGCGAGATTGGGCTTGAGATAGTCAAAATCAATGCCCATCGCACTGCCGTACCGCTGCGCGGCTTGTCGTAATAACGACGCCGCCACCGTGGTTTTGCCGACGCCCCCTTTGCCCCCTACCACCACAATCAGCCGACTGGCCGGAAGCACCGCCCGCACCACACGGGGTTCGTAGGCATCCAGAGCCTCCGCGCCCGGAGCAGACGGCGGAGTCTTCGCCCGCCCCCACCAGCGCCGTTTGACCGGACGAGACGACGGAGACGGGGCCGAGGCGGCGTGATCCGGAATGTCTGGGGCGGATGCAGGCGCCGAAGCTGAGCCCGGCATCGCCCGAGTCACCTCGACCGATGGTCCTGACGCCGGGGGCACAACCGGCGCGGCGGATCCCCACAAGGCATCCCCAATGGCCGCATAGTCATAGATCAATTCCCCTGTGTCCGGTTGCGTCTGCCCCTCAAACACCGTCGCCGCCGTCGCCAACGGCGTCGCCGCCAAACTGCCTAAGGACCCCGCCACGCCATCCGGCGTCCCCTCCGCGAGAAGCACAATGCGCGTGGGCGCCGTGCGATGCTGAATGAGCGTCATAATCACCTGGGCCCATTGCGGTAAATCCGGACAAATGGTCGAGAGCCACAACGCAATCGGTTGATCCGACCGCAGCGTGAGCACATTCGGAATCTGGGAGGCGTGCGCCACTTCGAGCACTTCTTGCACGGCATCGCGCCCTTGATCCCGCACCCATTCCAATAAACTCGTATTGGCATTGGGATCGACTGCCACAATGACTGTCCACATAGTGAAACTCCTTTAGCACAAATTTGTCCTACCGTTCTTCGTCCGTCTCGGGACGGAGGGATGCCCAAAACGCGGAGACTGTCGCGGTATCCCAAGCCACCGACGCGCCCTCCGGATCCGATGGTGGGGCATCACCCTGGGCGGCTTCCAAGGCCGCAACCCGGCGCGTCAAGACCTGAATCGCCTCCTGAAGGGCAGGTAGCGTCGCGGCATCCCCTGGGGCGGGCGGTTCCGAATCGCGCGTTTGCTCCGTCCGCATCATGGCATCCCGGAGACAGGCTTTGATCCACGCACTCCGTTGACCTAGCGGGACGTGGGTTTGGATCCACGTCACGAGATCGGCATCCCGGGCATCCCAATACAGATAGATGGTCCAATGCGGACGCCGGGCCATGAGCGATTAGGCTCCTTCCGCCTGGATCGCCGCGTAATACCCGAGCACGTTGGCCCACTGCGGATCGGCTGCCACCGTCAAGGGCATCCCTGCCACGACCACGTCCCGGAGAGCCGTGGCTCCGCCTCCGATCACCCAACACCGGCGCATTCGGGGCAAAACCGCCGACCACGCGGCGTCGAGATAATCCCGCATCGTGGCTTGCCACGCCCGTAACGCCCGCGCTTGATACCGGGCCAAGTCTACGTCTCGGCCTCGAATCACGATCTGGGTTTGGTGATCCACATCTTCGGGCCACAACGCCACGCCCGTTTCGGCCCGAACTTGCGCGGCCACGTGCAGGGCCAAGTTCCGCGTGCCAATGTCCCACGTGCCTGCCGGATCCGCCGTGACCCGCAATCCCTGCCGACTCCATTCGACGACCACATATTCCGTCGTCCCGTACCCAACATCCACAATGCCATACAGTCCTGGCTCCGATGCGGGCGTCATGAGACTCAGCGCCGCCGCCATGCCTTGGGGATAGACGACCACGCGGGAGATCGTCAACGGGATGCCGTTCACCGATCCCGTGCCGTGGAGCTGCTGTTGCAGTGCCTGTCGCTCCGCCTGATACCACCCGAGCGGCACGCCCACCGCTAACGTCCAGGGCTCCGCATCCCCGCGCAGGCCGTCGGCCGCCACGGTAGACGCTAAGGCCAGGAGCGTCAGATCCCGCGTGCCCGTGCTCATCCCTTTCTCGTGACCCAATACTGTCCGGGCTTGACGCGGGGCATCCGTCCCCCACCAGTAGGCTTGGCTATCCGATCCCCACGTCACGATCACCGGGCGGGCACTCGCCACCGCGATCATGTCCTGCCCGGCATTCTCGCCCACCGCGGGCACAATCCAACTGGGCCCTTTCCATCGTCCGCCCCGCGGACCTAATCCTTTACAAAATCCATGTCCGACATCGATGGCCACAATGCCCACACACTCGCTTCCTTTCCATAACCCTCCAGGGTTAGTTCACGACCCACGCGTGAATTTGGAGACGCTTCCCGGTGTCCGTTCGACCGTCCATCGTCCAGAGTGTCCGTCCGCCCGAGAGGGGAACGGGCACGAGATCCGCCACGACGCCATAGCGCGCGGCCAAGGCCCGGCATACCGCTACGGCATCCTCCACGGGATCAGATCCGGTGTCTTGTACGACGGCGGATTCCGCCGTATT is a window encoding:
- a CDS encoding ParM/StbA family protein — encoded protein: MGIVAIDVGHGFCKGLGPRGGRWKGPSWIVPAVGENAGQDMIAVASARPVIVTWGSDSQAYWWGTDAPRQARTVLGHEKGMSTGTRDLTLLALASTVAADGLRGDAEPWTLAVGVPLGWYQAERQALQQQLHGTGSVNGIPLTISRVVVYPQGMAAALSLMTPASEPGLYGIVDVGYGTTEYVVVEWSRQGLRVTADPAGTWDIGTRNLALHVAAQVRAETGVALWPEDVDHQTQIVIRGRDVDLARYQARALRAWQATMRDYLDAAWSAVLPRMRRCWVIGGGATALRDVVVAGMPLTVAADPQWANVLGYYAAIQAEGA
- a CDS encoding MinD/ParA family ATP-binding protein translates to MWTVIVAVDPNANTSLLEWVRDQGRDAVQEVLEVAHASQIPNVLTLRSDQPIALWLSTICPDLPQWAQVIMTLIQHRTAPTRIVLLAEGTPDGVAGSLGSLAATPLATAATVFEGQTQPDTGELIYDYAAIGDALWGSAAPVVPPASGPSVEVTRAMPGSASAPASAPDIPDHAASAPSPSSRPVKRRWWGRAKTPPSAPGAEALDAYEPRVVRAVLPASRLIVVVGGKGGVGKTTVAASLLRQAAQRYGSAMGIDFDYLKPNLALHFWPIDARMPNIDELFDSIEIARTAIRERGIDEDTERRMVGEWIERLRPPEPGVFVIPGPTRRLRVSLPPERTPGYVLDWALAQSDPVVVVDTDPALDEAAETALTRAGQDGVIVLVTTPEYDALAEADRVRQQMVQGLGIPDERIVLLVNHRGSPHDAVSLKDIRTVHLPNLELVGNLPWVPKAANAALMHQRAIPWPRKVRWDHILVALTGRQPDRHARKRRESRVVGRQ